The genomic region TGCTAACAATCGGCTGACGTGGGGAGGAGAATGAAGCCTGAATCACACAAGGCAAAAGGGGGGCATGGGCTAACATGAACTATGAATCTTTGTTCTTCTACATCAGCCCAATACAGATTGTGAGATCCAGAACAAACAGACGTGTTTCCTTAGAATTATGTTTGTGCGCCGGATAGCACTtaaaaattttaattatttaattttatctggattttttatttataaacaCCTCGGAAAAGAACAGCCTTAAGAAGGAGAATACCCCAAAATATAATGAAGCTGCACAGACTGAAGAATCAACCATTAACATTAGCGGCTAGAATTGTTTCACTTCTAGTAGCAACACGCTAATATGGCACCGACTCTATAAAATTAATATAAGCCTTACTGTATGAACATATACGTACAGAAATCGCATCTTAATGTGCATTTAAGAGGGTTGAAATGGATGCTGTTTAGGGCTGGATATCGTGACGGTGTTTGTCTGATACCAGTACGTGGTATCGGTATCCATATTTATTATTTCGCAGAAAGTTCTTGTTGAAAAACCGCCTATCATTTTTGTCtgtcaaggcttttttttttttaatcaaccaaCACAGGGACAACAAGGTCACGACTCCATGACGCATGAAGATGCAATTTCTTTCACACGACTGGGACAATGCCGCAGTTGAtagaaaaaacaatcaaacaaaaaaacaacaacagcgaaACTATTAATATTTCCAACATGAATATTATATTGTCCATTATGTAAGGGATGCTTCAATTATTCGCGGATTTCCCCCCATTCGCCTTCGGGCTTGTTTACTAAAGCAGCGAAAAGCGAGGGGTTAACTGTACTCCACTTATTTCACGACTCCAACTATGTTTGAGGTCAACTCGAAAAGCACCATATCTTAGTAAACTGACGGAAAGCTTTTCTAAATGTACTGCAAGTCCGTCAAAGTCACTTTCCCTCTATCGTTGTCGTAGTGAAGAGAAAATGAAGACAACTGTGAGAAGTGAGCCACATCTGtttccacacacacaaaggaaagGCATCTCGAGCTATACATTACAGTGTCACTTTATCACCGCTGCTAGCTTGCCCTACGACAAAACCAGCCACCAAAATATACTCTAATACTCACAACTACGCGTCTCATCGCTTATGTTTGCTCACGATTAACACACTAGAGACTTTAAAATGTCGAATGGCGTGTTTTAAATACGAATACCACAAGCCGTACCAGCGATAATGACTAGCTTAGTTAGCATAGCTTAGTTTTGTGTATTGCGAGGATTAACGCAGTAAAACGACGATTATAGTCTTAATTATGTACAAAATTTGAATTGTTATGTATTTattcttctttttattttggtattATTAGTCGCTAGAGAAATGATTGTGCTAAAAATAGCATTTATTTAGCTAATCAGGGTTATGCGTTCCTGTTCCTACGTAGTAAGCGGAGCTAGCGTATTACACCGCGACAGCTCCCAGTCGGCTGACTAGTAACGCGAAGAATGTCAATTCATCATTGTAATAACACCGATATGACTACGTATCGTGACATGTGATACATCTATGTTTCAAAAGACAACATATTCGTCTAAAAGCAGGCCAACCATAAACCAGCCGGCGTAACTTGATGTCAATAACATGCTGCCGAGAACGCATCTTGATAGCAAAGCTTTCGATGTGTCGCCAGCGCTTTCACGAATATTCTCGCATTCCACTCACCGCTTCGTCGTCTTTGCTTCGTCCCAGTCCGACCTCCGAACACGCGGGGAGATGTCGAGCCGCGGCCGACGTCAAATCGACGAAAATGGGCAATTTTATCCAACTTATTCGCCGCTACTTGTTTTCTCTACTTCCTGATTGAGAGGGTGCCATTTTGAATAGCGAAAAAATATTTCCGCCAGTGACGTCAAGATGCCAAAACTGGGAACAGCCCGGGAGGGGAAAAGTCAAATAAAGTACAAATAATTCATtcatacattcattcattcatactgTAAAAATGTAAACTACATACAATTGatacaaaatattttaaaataaaactaaaaaaagggtttaactaaaaaaaacaatggcaacAATGGCTTGGGGTTGGGCACATTTTTTAGTTCCTTATATCCTGTTTGAATGCTGTAATTAACTAGTGGGACAGCTAATTACAAAActaaaagaaaaagaggagtGCTTTAAAATGAAACCATCAACAGCAAGTGTTTtcccctttatttattctttcatttatttatttatttacaaaaggAAACCCTTCTTTTcccaatttttgtttgtgtgaatTCAATTATTTCTGTGAAAGTCCATAAAAAATAATTCTGATGGGAAAATCGCGGCGATAAAATAAATGAGATAAATAAATTGAATCCAAGAAAGGGTGAAAAAAAcagaaagcaaagcaaagcaagacTAATTTTGAATATTGTCATTGTTGTTCGCTTTTTTAAGGGGAAACTAGGAAATCAGATTTttgcgggagggggggggcataaTTTGGGGTGTTAAATCACGCAAATAAAAGAAAACCACATGATATTCACAGTCATAGCATATCAAAGATGCGGAATAAAATGTCCCGATTTAGCATCCATTGGTCCATCCCACATTATTGAACAGTGCTGGAAGAGCTCCAGTTGTTTccagcaaacaaacacacactcacatacacacacatgcgcgtgcacacacttgtgcgcgtgcacacgcacacgcagttTTCCTGGTAGCCCCCCCTTTTTGCTGAGAAAAGAGGCTGGTGGGAAGCACACCCACAAACAAATGATGACtgcgtttaaaagaaaaaaaataatgttgttAGTTGTCATTGTTGCTGATTAAAAATATCTGACATCACTGGATGGGGGCTCTTGCAAAATGACAGCAGGAAGTTAATCCACTTAAAACATCCTTAATTGCAAGGCAATTAATTAATCTAATTTGTTAGTAGAATCTAAAAAGACAATGTGACGTCTGAGTTCAACGAATTCAGTTTGCTATGACGTTTGCTACCATCTAGTGTTCAATCTGAGTACTGACACGGGCCCCTTCTCATATCTTATATCTGAaaaagtataaaataaataatataaaataatgtgtTGCAAAATTTAGCATCAGCGCAGATTCATTTTGCTATGTAAATGATATCTTGGACAAAAAAATGGTTTCATTCTTTTCCAGGCACTGCAGTTCTAAAATCCTCCTAAATTTATTTGCCATCATCTTTGCCCTTCTGTGGTGGCATTACgtaaaaaagccaaagaaaaattcGATTACTTAGAGAGTGAATCCAATTTTAGCTGATCGTTCCACTGTAAGACGTAAAGTATGTATGTAGTCGACCTTTTGGCTGAAAACACTTATGCAAATTTCTGACCGGATCAAAATTGCACAAGCTCCCCAAAGCCTCTTTTTGTCTTCTGTTCTGGTTCTCCCGTGAAGGCCAAGCCAGGCTGAAGTTTCATTAATCCTCAACAAGAGCAGCCACGCGGTAAGAGCCTAGAgggtttgaatttttttgttctataaatacacacaaatggATTGGCATTGTTGTCAAATTGGTCAAGTCTTTTGTCTTTCTATCGACCTCGCACAGTTTATTTCCACACCGCCGCGGGTTCTGCCTGGGAGTCAAGGCCGCGTAGCTTTTTGAACCTGAAGCAATGGAGAcgcttgtctttttgttttccttttccgcCCTGGGCATTCTGTACTGCATGAACGCCATTCCTGCGCTCCAAGAGTAAGTTGCAACCTTTATTGATTTGCTGCCTGTTACTGGCAcaagctttttttcttcttcttccatatTTGAACAATCACTGCTAAAGTTTACAGCGGAATGTTCTTGCCAATATTTACAATTGGGACCTTCACAATCCAAAACCACAAAAAGTGGTATGATTTGGATTTCAGAATTCAAAATTCAAACCGTGATGACTCCATTAGACTGAAACTACACAAATAAACTCTTCTACACTGAATTAAGTTTATTGAATCTAATTAAGTTGAACCCATCCTTGTAATTTAGCTAAATTAACCGTACTCAATTACACTGATTCTACCAAAGTATATTAAACTAGACCAATTAAATTGCTTAACGCTTACAATTTAATTACGTGGAAATTCTTTATTTAAAGAACTATTTGTTCCTTGAAGCGTAGAATCACAACATATTCTTTAAAAGCGAGTCAGTGGTTTTCTCCTTAAAATGGATTACTGCTAGATTATATTACCAATTAGCTATTGAATCCCATGAATTTATAGGACTAATTTATGAAAATATGTTTTACCTCCACTAGAGGTCGCTTTGAGATCAAAACTGAAGAGTCGCTTCTAATGTGTGCGTCAAGTTTTCTGCACCCCCGCCCATCACTTTTGTAATGTTGCTTCTTCTCTCAGTTGATTGATTAGGCTTtttccgctttttttttttttttttataaatcaaaAGTGTGCTTAACAAGCAGCGCACACAGACAGCCGTAGCAGCAAGAAGCTGGCAGCCATCAAAGGATGAACGCTGCAGAATTTAACGAGGTAGAGACGCTGCGGTGGATACGAGAGCGCGACAAGGGTCAACTCTGTGAATCGGACGGATTTGTGATGATAGAGAGCTTATATAATGATAAAAGTTTTTCCTTGAACTTTTCCCGCTTCTCACTCAACATTCAAAACTCATTATGAACCTATTTCTGAGCAGCCAGAATGGCGTCATGTATTCTGCTTTGCCAAAAATCATATTTGGTGATAAATGTTTGTGTTTCCACAGGCCATATGTGATCTTGGTGATCGGCATTACCGTGTTGGTTTTGGTCTTCATCTTTTACATTCTCATCACTCGTGGGAACCCGCCCAAAGATGTTCTGTTCTTTGGTAATCTCGTCGATTatccaaccacacacacacgttaaatCTTGCTGTACTTGCAAATGTGTTTGACTGTAGAAGTTAATTAAATCCTCCGCAATGAATTTGGGCCAAGCTCTGACGCCTgcttaaagaagaaaaaaaaaaaatcagtaaagGATTTGGAACTTTCGCAACTTTGTGGGAAAACAACAAATTGCATTCTGTGTGATTTTACCTGATACGCTGAAAGCTGCTTACGCTCGTCTGGCTCCGGCAGATTTAGCGTGACTCTCCTGTAACATGGCCGAACTCTCAAGGGAATTCACAAACCATAcgtaatgaaaataataatgagTCACCCATCAGACTTGATTTTATTGAGCACTGTAGATCTTTCTGGAAATAGACAAGGCTCAAAAGCAATGTGACAGACGGAGTGTTCTAATAATAATCGAAGCAAAGCCGAGACAGGTTCTCTCTCGTGATAGGGATCCATAATCCCCATATCAGAGCTGTCTGATTGCCAGTGATAAACTAGTTTGCCACGAGGATTATGAGGATGGTTGTACACCCTGGCGATGATATGTGTGTTTTCGTTACAGTGGTTTCGTTGTGTGGTATCTAAACCCTGCAGGGCCACAACAGAATACCTCCGACTGACTTACTTTTTTATTCATAAAAGAGTGAATCTTTATGTATCTTGaatcttttttgtttaatttttaatGTGTCAGCCTCTCACTATTAAATATCATTTGATTAGTAAAAATGAAAGGTGCTCAGTAATTTGGCTTTGGCGCAGCATCTAATTGAAACTGGGCCTAAAATTGAACCTTGCGGTACGCCACAAGCAAGGGTAGGAAAGGTTGAGCGGGTGGGTACCTAAGAATGAAACTAATTTAGTGCACCAGCACCTTATTAATTTAGTGGGATGAAAACTTTGCACTCTTCATTATGTGCGACGACATCGTAATATCGACACAAAAAGCGTCATTATCTAGAAAGTCTCTCGGTTGTGAATTGAAACTTTTTGCGGACGGTGCTTATTCACATTTCATCAATGGCGAGTCGTTCCCGATTTGTCCCTCGCTTTTTACGAGTAGCGGTGCACACCTTTTTATGTAACACGAAATGTAGAGAAAGTGCAAGCCATTTGTCATGTTGTGACATGCGGGGAAATTGCTTTCACGTCACGGGAAGGCATTACGCTTATTCTTAGCCACGGGATGAAACAGACGGtttgctcataaaaaaaaaatctgttcataAAAGATTATTAAATGGCCTTTTTTCGACTCACTCTGGAAGAGAACCCTGTGGCCTTTGCGCCGAGGCGAGCTCTTTAGAATGTTTTGTTTACTGTGTTCAAGATGCAAACACGCCTCCAACCCCGTCTCAACACTCAAGGCTTAATTTATAATAAACACCGTTGCATAACGCAATCATTAGCTTCTCTGGGATAATAACTAGCTGCAAGGTTAGCACCCCTTACAAAATTGAAGTTCTGGCTTTGCTAGTGGGAGTGCACAGACCAGGGGCTTTCaattggttttgtccaagggacattattattttattttggatgATAGACCTATACAAGTTAGGGTTATTTgtatctgtatgtctattttgggaatgtcaGCAACATTTGACCCGATTTAAATGAGTCAATGATTCACAAAataagctggaaaataaatcaagtctaaataacaaatcaattttatttttaaaaactgttATTTTCTAATTtcgcggaccacctgcaataccgccatGGACCACGAGAGGGCCGCGGACCATCGGTTGACAATCTctggcataataataataataataaattttataGAACATATaaatagcattaagctaacataCTTACCTTTTCCATGTTTATATACTCTTTTGCAGTTTTTGCTGAGTTTTCCTTCACCTGCATTATTGACTTGACCAGCGCCTTGGAGTACGATGGTGTCATCTCCGGCTTTATGGAATTCTATCGTAAGACCGTAGGTTTCCTCGGTGTCttgaagactaaaaaaaaataatataaataaaaacataacagCAAATATTGTGTGTTTCAGGGGGAGCCTTACCTGGGTACGGCTTATGCCATCATGATGTGTTACTGGGACGGAATAGCTCATTTTATCATGTACCTCGTCATGATTGGGAGAATCGTGGACAGGTGAGGACTGTTTCACGGAGTGTTCCGTGAGTGGCAGAACCCTCATTATCTGTGTGTGTCTCAGAAAAGGCTACCGCACGCTGGGCCTGTTCTGGGCCGGCTCCCTATGCGCCAACATGAGCGTGTTCATCACCGGCATTGTGGCAGGTGAACCTCAAATGCCACGTTTTGGGTCAGGCTCGACATCCCCCGCTGTCATGTACCATCAGCGTTGTCGTTATCTCCCGCCAGGGAAATACGGCGCCGAGATTCGTCCGGCCTTCTGGCTCAACTTCCTATTCCTGGCGATGCCTGCGTGGGGGGCGGTCACACTCTTTGCTCGGCCCAAGGACAGGCCGTTGATTGGTGGATATAATGTGAGCGTGGTGAAATGATGGCTGTTGATGATTTTCCACCCGTTGTGACGCCGGTGTCCATCAACCCGCAGGCTCAGCAGGCTCAGAGTATGAAGCTCATCTGGCGCCCGCTGGATATGATGCTCGTGCTCCTCCTGCTGGCCGCCATGGCCTTCACGGTGCTCCGAGGCCTGGTGAGAGGTGGCAAGTTTTTTATACTCTACTTCAGGAAATACTGCCATTGAGGGCTATAGACGTGAATTTTAATTGTGCTGGCAGCGAAATACAACTTTCTCCCCTTGTAGGTGGCGCTGGACTCCCCTTTAGGAGTGTGTTCCCTCTACGTGAAGCACTACGAGCCCTACTTGCGTGATCCGGCAGGCTACCCGAGAGTGATGGTGTGTTCTAATCACTAAATTAACTTACATGCCTAGACTGGACTTACTATGGCAGACTTTTCGTCAACACGGTGGCATAATTGCCTTTCTGTGTAGAATTTGCATATTATATCCATAATTACGTAGGGGACACATTTGTGTATACACTGTAATATACTTCTAAATACACGAGAGCCCTTATCGGTTTTCTGCTCCTGATTAAAAAGCCGTTTTTATCATTACAGACACTATTGCACATTTGTGTATGCACTGCACCGTTGCTTTGTTGCACACAGATAAGCTTTTATTTACGCGGCCCTCTCCGCCTTTTGATTTCCTCTCAGTAACCCACTGTGTTCGTCgattgtgtgtgcgcatgtgtcaaAAGGTTATCGAAATAAGTTGTCCACACACAATTACGAGTCATTGATCAGATGCATGCTGAGAGCTTGATAAGACAATCTTTTCATCTGCACCCCGAGGGCCATTACAAAATGGACGGCAGGCCCGCAAATGGTCCCTATGCCGCATTTTGGATATTTAGAAACTACTCCTGTTTACTTTTAATAGATGCTGCACATGTTCTTCTACGGACTACCGCTGCTGGCAGCGTTTGTTTACGGTCTCCTCAAGCCAGGCTGCACATGGATGCCTGACTGGACTGTGTACTTTTCAGGAGCAATGATCCAGGTACCATCACAAGCTCAATAAGGTCACTCAGATGAGGTGAACTCAACTGTgtcttctgctttttttttttttcacagtgccAGTGGGCTCACATCGGGGGGTCACTCCACAATCACACAAAAACCCCGTTTCGCATCCCGAATGATGTATTCTGGCCCGTGCTGGCGGCCAATTTGCTCTACGCCATCACTCCCCTCCTGGTGGCTTTGCGTGTGCGCAGTAACCCTTATTTCTTTCTAAGGGTCGCTCCCTTCCCTGGGCAAACAGGTCTGCCAAATAGTGAGGAGAAAGATACCAAGTACAAAAAGAAATAGGGGGATGACTTGAATGCCAAAATAAATGCTTATTTTCTACATCTTGAATGTCTTGTATCAATAATTAGAATGTCTACCTCACCGTGTTAGCCAGCTAACTCGCTAACAACAAATTAATTAGCTAGATagctagaaaaataaatatatttaaatagatAGCTTGGGAGATAAGATTTGGCATCTTTAAATacagcatttggtggaaagtttcatattttttttagatagATACTCAATTTAACTGCTAGCTAGCTGGCCAACTCTCGCAAGCTAAAAAACTATAGATAGTTTTCCAACAAAAAATCCTTTCTccaaagtttttttcttttttttatgcaaaacacaaaaaaacattttaaaaaaacagacaaaatgtgGAGTTTTTTTCTTGGACATCGATGACTTGAATACATATTACAATAGCAGCCAATGTCTGGGTACaaaacaggcctcccccccctcccactgtGCCTTGTGTCTCATCCAGCGTGTGTGGACATTTCATCTTTTCCTCTACATTTCCTCTTTTCTCCGCACTCTATGTGGGCGGCTTGCTTAATGATTTCATCATTACTTTTTGAAAAATGCATCAAACGAGCGACAGCGGAGCCTCTGGATGCTTTTGTGTGTGCAAACAAACACGCTCAATTGACCAGCAAGTGGAGAGGAAAATGTCgggtttgtgtggtgtttgagTATCGCACACTGTGAGCACTACCGATTGTCCGTATGAAAGGCTGGGAGAAAAAGGAGGCGATTATGAACCATAATCTGAAATGTAAGTGCCAAAGTTTTTCACAAGGCTGATGTGCTGTGCCTCAAGTTCACACTTTTTAAAAGTGATATAAGAAATTCCGCAGACAAGGAACATGGCAAGGCTGATGAGGGAGAAGGACGGAAACTAAAATAAGTAATTTACACAATCC from Syngnathus scovelli strain Florida chromosome 10, RoL_Ssco_1.2, whole genome shotgun sequence harbors:
- the tm6sf2b gene encoding transmembrane 6 superfamily member 2b isoform X1, giving the protein METLVFLFSFSALGILYCMNAIPALQEPYVILVIGITVLVLVFIFYILITRGNPPKDVLFFVFAEFSFTCIIDLTSALEYDGVISGFMEFYRKTGEPYLGTAYAIMMCYWDGIAHFIMYLVMIGRIVDRKGYRTLGLFWAGSLCANMSVFITGIVAGEPQMPRFGSGSTSPAVMYHQRCRYLPPGKYGAEIRPAFWLNFLFLAMPAWGAVTLFARPKDRPLIGGYNAQQAQSMKLIWRPLDMMLVLLLLAAMAFTVLRGLVALDSPLGVCSLYVKHYEPYLRDPAGYPRVMMLHMFFYGLPLLAAFVYGLLKPGCTWMPDWTVYFSGAMIQCQWAHIGGSLHNHTKTPFRIPNDVFWPVLAANLLYAITPLLVALRVRSNPYFFLRVAPFPGQTGLPNSEEKDTKYKKK
- the tm6sf2b gene encoding transmembrane 6 superfamily member 2b isoform X2, giving the protein METLVFLFSFSALGILYCMNAIPALQEPYVILVIGITVLVLVFIFYILITRGNPPKDVLFFVFAEFSFTCIIDLTSALEYDGVISGFMEFYRKTGEPYLGTAYAIMMCYWDGIAHFIMYLVMIGRIVDRKGYRTLGLFWAGSLCANMSVFITGIVAGKYGAEIRPAFWLNFLFLAMPAWGAVTLFARPKDRPLIGGYNAQQAQSMKLIWRPLDMMLVLLLLAAMAFTVLRGLVALDSPLGVCSLYVKHYEPYLRDPAGYPRVMMLHMFFYGLPLLAAFVYGLLKPGCTWMPDWTVYFSGAMIQCQWAHIGGSLHNHTKTPFRIPNDVFWPVLAANLLYAITPLLVALRVRSNPYFFLRVAPFPGQTGLPNSEEKDTKYKKK